From Vogesella sp. XCS3, the proteins below share one genomic window:
- the pyk gene encoding pyruvate kinase, whose amino-acid sequence MTRRTKIVATLGPASSDPETLERLLQAGVNVVRLNFSHGSAQDHIDRATLVRSTADKLGVPVAIMVDLQGPKIRVGKFANGKTTLTNGQPFILDAECTLGDDGRVGLDYKELPGDVEPGAVLLLDDGRIVLVVEKVLGSQIHTKVKVGGVLSNNKGINRQGGGLSAPALTAKDIDDIKVAAQLEADYVAVSFPKSSADLYMARTLINAAGCQARIIAKIERCEAITNLDDLINSADGIMVARGDLAVEVGDAAVPALQKRMIRAARERNKLTITATQMMESMISSPVPTRAEVSDVANAVLDGTDAVMLSAETAAGQFPVETVESMSRVCMEAENSSDYQLERTFLNREFTRVDQSIAMAALFTANHLPVRALVSLTQTGSTALWISRVNCGVPIYALTPDIRTYRRLAMYRDVFPMLLPAATDQKKLLAAAERKLLERGRVEQGDVLVVTIGDTVGMMGHTNTMKIIKAGEAR is encoded by the coding sequence ATGACCCGTCGTACCAAAATCGTCGCCACCCTCGGCCCGGCTTCCAGCGACCCAGAAACACTGGAGCGCCTGTTACAAGCCGGCGTCAACGTGGTGCGCCTCAACTTCTCGCACGGCAGCGCGCAAGACCATATCGACCGCGCCACCTTGGTGCGCAGCACTGCCGACAAGCTGGGCGTGCCGGTGGCCATCATGGTAGACCTGCAGGGTCCCAAAATCCGCGTCGGCAAGTTTGCCAACGGCAAGACCACGCTGACCAACGGCCAGCCCTTTATCCTGGACGCCGAATGCACGCTGGGTGACGACGGCCGCGTAGGGCTGGACTACAAAGAGCTGCCGGGCGACGTAGAGCCGGGTGCCGTACTGCTGCTGGACGATGGCCGCATCGTGCTGGTAGTAGAAAAAGTCCTGGGCAGCCAGATCCACACCAAGGTGAAAGTGGGTGGCGTGCTATCCAATAACAAAGGCATCAACCGCCAGGGCGGCGGCCTGTCTGCCCCGGCGCTGACCGCCAAAGATATCGACGACATCAAGGTGGCGGCGCAGCTGGAGGCCGACTACGTGGCGGTATCCTTCCCCAAGAGCAGCGCCGACCTGTACATGGCGCGCACGCTGATTAACGCCGCCGGCTGTCAGGCGCGCATCATCGCCAAGATCGAGCGCTGCGAAGCCATCACCAACCTGGACGACCTGATCAACTCCGCCGACGGCATCATGGTGGCGCGCGGAGACCTGGCGGTAGAAGTGGGCGACGCCGCGGTGCCGGCGCTGCAAAAACGCATGATCCGCGCCGCCCGCGAGCGTAACAAGCTCACCATCACCGCCACCCAGATGATGGAGTCCATGATCAGCAGCCCGGTGCCTACCCGCGCCGAAGTATCCGACGTGGCCAACGCCGTGCTGGACGGTACCGACGCGGTGATGTTGTCGGCCGAAACCGCTGCCGGCCAGTTCCCGGTAGAAACGGTCGAATCCATGTCGCGCGTGTGTATGGAGGCGGAAAACTCCAGCGACTACCAGCTGGAGCGCACCTTCCTCAACCGCGAATTCACCCGCGTAGACCAGTCCATCGCCATGGCCGCGCTGTTTACCGCCAATCACCTGCCGGTGCGCGCGCTGGTGTCGCTCACCCAGACCGGCTCTACCGCGCTGTGGATCAGCCGGGTGAATTGCGGCGTGCCCATCTACGCGCTAACACCCGATATCCGCACCTACCGCCGCCTGGCCATGTACCGCGACGTATTCCCCATGCTGCTGCCCGCCGCTACCGACCAGAAAAAACTGCTGGCGGCCGCCGAGCGCAAACTGCTGGAGCGCGGCCGCGTAGAGCAGGGTGACGTGCTTGTAGTAACCATCGGCGACACCGTGGGCATGATGGGCCACACCAATACCATGAAGATCATCAAGGCGGGCGAAGCGCGCTAA
- a CDS encoding type ISP restriction/modification enzyme: MSALQTLLTTFRNAAVTEREKGTYFEELIVCYLKNEATYRDLYSDVWPFGEWAEQYGNGWSKKDTGIDLVAKTTDGEYHAIQCKFYAEDYKVQKADIDSFFTASGKQPFSRRLIVTTTNSWGPNAEDALVNQQPPVTKLDLQALEDSQIDWSQYQPKQAAVLKPKKQLRDHQIRALTRVEAGLANAERGKLIMACGTGKTFTSLKIAEKLVGAGKRVLFLVPSLSLLSQTLTEWTQESTTPLHSFAVCSDSDVGKKRKKDDDVVQTLAHELRYPATTDAARLATEMAKRHDGEHMSVVFSTYHSIDVISRAQLEHGLADFDLIICDEAHRTTGATFDGEEESAFVRVHDGDYIRAAKRLYMTATPRIYGDGAKAQEEKGGVALCSMDDESLFGKELFVITFSEAVKAGLLVDYKVLVLAMDEAHISRSLQNLLKDDNNQIKVEDAAKIVGCWKALSKQDTREDLGDDAAAMRRAVAFCQVIEYQSNAKTHKISSKKIADMFAAVVEEYKASNPDEDCATLKCEADHIDGGMNAGEKDSKLAWLKAPVPDDTCRILSNVRCLSEGVDVPALDAVLFLTPRSSQVDVVQSVGRVMRLAEGKKRGYVILPVVIPSGMAPDEALNDNKTYKVVWQVLQALRSHDDRFDAMINKLDLVGNDTSKMEVIAVSDKVQKKADKKTAATKLDKGKGTYGIGSAGKAAENKPEQQTLEFEIGEIERAIFAKVVQKCGNRHHWEEWANDIAKIARTHITRITEIVKNDCNHDEQVAFQGLVAELKNDLNGKIGEEEVIEMLAQHLITKPVFDALFADYSFASHNPMSKAMQNVLDRLHEHRLDKEADTLEKFYASVKLRAEGIDKAEGKQKIIVELYDKFFRNAFPRMTERLGIVYTPVEVVDFIIHSVEHILQSQFGQSLASDGVHIIDPFTGTGTFITRLLQSGIIPAEQLKKKFKGEIHANELVLLAYYIAAINIEAVYHGIAGGDYVPFDGICLTDTFQMYEKEDLVDQVLFQNSARRKRQKALDIRVIIGNPPYSAGQDSANDNNQNVAYPQLDARIRDSYAARSAATNKNALYDSYIRAIRWASDRLGDSGVIGFVTNAGFLEANTADGLRQCLAEEFSDIYVFHLRGNARTSGELRRKEKDNVFGMGSRAPIAISLLVKNPHATQHGRIFWHDIGDYLSREEKLNIVSEFGSIGGIAAANLWQAITPDAHGDWVKQRDAGFEGFLQIGNKKQKSDVLFENYTRGLETGRDAWCVNASGKLTYQNVSKLVDFYHAELSRFNASFTHGDDADRLALIDDFVSHDATKVSWTSSLKQSLARNHAIKTDAKRLVVGLYRPFQKQWIYYHGALNHRVGQLPQIFPDVQSPNRMIVIKQRWNGDGQLALMVDHIMELQTDGGTQCFPLYLYEEDDAKPAKEPQQDSLFDSPPAAAAKVGRTRRDAITDEGLAYFVAAYPDMPISDAISKEDIFYYVYGLLHSPDYRERFADNLSKELPRIPCVKGAANFREFSKAGRKLAELHLNYETVAMYEGAKVDTSGKTLTAADYRVEKMKYGKTKVVDKETGQSKTVDDKTVLIYNPRITVTGIPLEAYEYVVNGKPALDWVVERQRVKPDPVSGIVNDANDWATETMNNPRYPLELFLRVVTVSLETMKIVKALPSLDI, from the coding sequence ATGTCTGCACTACAAACCCTGCTGACCACCTTTCGCAACGCCGCCGTTACCGAGCGTGAAAAAGGTACCTACTTCGAAGAGCTGATTGTCTGCTACCTCAAGAACGAAGCCACTTACCGCGACCTGTACAGCGACGTGTGGCCGTTTGGCGAATGGGCCGAGCAGTACGGCAATGGCTGGAGCAAGAAGGATACCGGTATCGACCTGGTGGCCAAGACGACAGACGGCGAATACCACGCTATCCAGTGCAAGTTCTACGCCGAAGACTACAAAGTCCAGAAAGCTGATATCGACAGCTTTTTCACCGCCTCCGGCAAGCAGCCTTTCAGCCGCCGCCTGATTGTTACCACCACCAACAGCTGGGGGCCAAATGCTGAAGACGCTTTGGTTAATCAGCAGCCACCGGTTACCAAGCTGGACTTGCAGGCACTGGAAGACAGCCAGATCGACTGGAGCCAGTACCAGCCTAAGCAAGCCGCTGTGCTAAAGCCCAAGAAGCAACTGCGTGACCATCAGATCCGTGCTTTGACTCGTGTTGAAGCCGGCCTGGCCAACGCAGAGCGTGGCAAGCTGATTATGGCCTGCGGCACGGGTAAGACCTTCACCAGCCTGAAGATTGCCGAGAAGCTGGTGGGGGCTGGCAAGCGCGTACTGTTCTTGGTACCTAGCTTGTCGCTGCTGTCGCAAACCCTCACCGAGTGGACGCAAGAAAGCACTACCCCACTGCACAGCTTTGCCGTGTGTTCCGATAGCGACGTGGGCAAAAAGCGCAAGAAAGACGATGACGTGGTTCAGACGCTGGCCCACGAACTGCGCTATCCGGCGACCACTGATGCGGCCAGGTTGGCCACAGAGATGGCCAAGCGTCACGATGGCGAGCACATGAGTGTAGTGTTCAGCACCTACCACTCCATCGACGTGATCAGCCGTGCTCAACTGGAGCATGGCTTGGCCGATTTCGACCTCATCATCTGTGACGAAGCCCACCGTACTACCGGTGCCACCTTTGACGGCGAAGAAGAAAGCGCCTTTGTCCGTGTACACGATGGCGACTACATTCGCGCTGCCAAGCGCCTGTACATGACCGCCACCCCGCGCATCTATGGTGATGGTGCCAAGGCCCAGGAAGAAAAAGGCGGCGTGGCGCTGTGCTCGATGGACGACGAAAGCCTGTTTGGCAAAGAGTTGTTCGTTATCACCTTCAGCGAGGCGGTGAAGGCCGGGCTACTGGTGGACTACAAAGTGCTGGTGTTGGCTATGGACGAAGCTCACATCAGCCGTAGCCTGCAAAACCTGCTCAAGGACGACAACAACCAGATCAAGGTCGAAGACGCTGCCAAGATCGTCGGTTGCTGGAAAGCGCTGTCCAAGCAAGACACCCGTGAAGACCTGGGCGACGATGCCGCCGCGATGCGGCGCGCCGTGGCGTTCTGCCAGGTCATCGAGTACCAAAGCAACGCCAAGACCCACAAGATCAGCTCCAAGAAGATTGCTGACATGTTTGCCGCCGTGGTGGAAGAGTACAAGGCCAGCAACCCGGACGAGGATTGCGCCACCCTCAAGTGCGAGGCAGACCACATCGATGGCGGCATGAATGCCGGTGAGAAAGACAGCAAACTCGCCTGGCTCAAAGCACCGGTGCCGGACGATACCTGCCGCATCCTCAGCAATGTGCGCTGCCTGTCTGAAGGCGTGGATGTGCCCGCGCTAGATGCCGTGCTGTTTCTCACGCCACGCAGCTCGCAAGTCGATGTGGTGCAATCTGTTGGTCGCGTCATGCGTCTGGCCGAAGGTAAAAAGCGCGGCTATGTGATCTTGCCGGTGGTCATCCCCTCTGGTATGGCACCAGACGAAGCCCTCAACGACAACAAGACCTACAAGGTGGTGTGGCAGGTGTTGCAGGCGCTGCGTTCGCACGACGACCGCTTCGATGCCATGATCAATAAGCTGGATCTGGTTGGCAACGACACCAGCAAGATGGAAGTGATCGCCGTCAGCGATAAGGTGCAGAAAAAAGCCGATAAGAAAACCGCTGCGACCAAGCTGGATAAAGGCAAAGGCACTTATGGCATTGGTAGCGCAGGGAAAGCTGCAGAAAACAAACCGGAACAGCAAACGCTGGAGTTTGAAATCGGTGAAATCGAACGCGCCATCTTTGCCAAGGTGGTGCAGAAGTGTGGTAATCGTCATCACTGGGAAGAATGGGCCAATGATATCGCCAAGATTGCCCGTACCCACATCACCCGCATCACCGAGATTGTAAAAAACGACTGTAATCACGACGAGCAGGTAGCCTTTCAGGGCTTGGTCGCCGAGCTAAAAAATGACCTGAACGGCAAAATCGGTGAGGAAGAAGTTATCGAGATGCTGGCCCAGCATCTGATTACCAAGCCGGTTTTCGATGCCCTGTTTGCCGACTACAGTTTTGCCAGCCATAACCCGATGTCTAAGGCCATGCAGAACGTGCTGGATCGGCTGCATGAGCACCGGCTGGATAAAGAAGCCGACACACTGGAAAAGTTCTACGCCAGCGTAAAACTGCGGGCCGAGGGCATCGACAAAGCCGAAGGCAAGCAGAAAATTATTGTCGAGCTGTACGACAAATTCTTCCGCAACGCCTTCCCGCGCATGACCGAGCGCCTGGGCATTGTCTACACCCCGGTGGAGGTGGTGGATTTCATCATCCACAGCGTCGAGCACATCCTGCAAAGCCAGTTTGGCCAGAGCCTGGCCAGCGACGGCGTGCACATTATCGACCCGTTCACCGGCACCGGCACGTTTATCACGCGCCTCTTGCAAAGCGGCATCATCCCGGCCGAGCAGCTCAAGAAAAAATTCAAGGGCGAAATCCACGCCAACGAGCTGGTGCTCTTGGCCTACTACATTGCTGCCATCAATATCGAGGCGGTGTACCACGGCATTGCCGGTGGCGATTACGTGCCGTTTGACGGCATCTGCCTCACCGACACCTTCCAGATGTACGAGAAAGAAGATCTGGTCGATCAGGTGCTGTTCCAGAACAGCGCGCGGCGCAAACGGCAAAAGGCGCTGGATATCCGCGTGATTATCGGCAACCCGCCGTATTCCGCCGGGCAAGACAGTGCCAACGACAACAACCAGAACGTGGCCTACCCGCAGCTGGATGCCCGCATCCGCGATAGCTACGCCGCCCGTTCCGCTGCCACCAACAAGAATGCGCTGTACGACAGCTATATCCGCGCCATTCGCTGGGCGTCAGACCGGTTGGGCGATAGCGGCGTGATTGGCTTTGTGACCAATGCCGGGTTTCTGGAAGCCAACACCGCCGACGGTTTGCGCCAGTGTCTGGCGGAAGAGTTTTCCGATATTTACGTCTTCCACTTGCGCGGCAATGCGCGTACTTCGGGCGAATTGCGCCGCAAGGAAAAGGACAACGTTTTCGGCATGGGCAGCCGCGCCCCGATTGCCATTTCGCTACTGGTGAAAAACCCGCACGCCACCCAGCATGGCCGCATTTTCTGGCACGACATCGGCGACTACCTGAGCCGCGAGGAAAAGCTGAACATCGTGAGTGAGTTTGGCAGCATCGGTGGCATTGCTGCGGCCAACCTTTGGCAAGCCATCACGCCGGACGCACATGGGGATTGGGTCAAGCAGCGGGATGCAGGGTTTGAAGGCTTTTTGCAGATTGGAAATAAAAAGCAAAAGTCAGACGTTCTATTCGAGAACTACACCAGAGGTTTAGAGACTGGGCGCGATGCTTGGTGTGTGAATGCCTCTGGTAAGTTGACATATCAAAATGTCAGCAAATTGGTAGATTTTTATCATGCGGAGTTAAGCAGATTTAATGCTTCTTTCACACATGGCGATGATGCAGATCGACTTGCACTGATTGATGATTTTGTAAGTCACGATGCAACTAAGGTTAGCTGGACGAGTAGTTTGAAGCAGAGCTTGGCACGAAATCACGCGATCAAAACTGATGCAAAACGTTTGGTAGTTGGCCTGTACCGGCCATTTCAAAAGCAGTGGATTTATTACCACGGCGCTTTGAATCACCGTGTCGGTCAATTGCCCCAAATCTTCCCCGATGTGCAATCGCCCAATCGCATGATTGTCATCAAGCAACGCTGGAACGGTGATGGCCAGTTGGCCCTGATGGTGGATCACATTATGGAGCTGCAAACCGATGGCGGTACGCAATGCTTCCCCCTTTACCTCTACGAAGAGGACGATGCCAAGCCCGCCAAAGAGCCGCAGCAAGATAGCCTGTTCGACAGCCCGCCCGCTGCTGCGGCCAAGGTTGGCCGCACGCGCCGCGATGCCATTACCGACGAGGGACTGGCGTATTTCGTGGCCGCTTACCCGGACATGCCCATCAGCGATGCTATCAGCAAAGAAGACATTTTCTATTACGTCTATGGTTTGCTGCACTCACCGGATTACCGTGAACGCTTTGCCGACAACCTCAGCAAAGAGCTGCCGCGTATACCTTGCGTGAAAGGCGCGGCCAATTTTCGGGAGTTCAGCAAAGCTGGGCGTAAGCTGGCCGAGCTGCATCTGAACTACGAAACCGTGGCCATGTACGAAGGTGCCAAGGTGGATACCAGCGGCAAGACGCTAACTGCTGCTGACTATCGAGTCGAGAAAATGAAGTACGGCAAGACCAAGGTTGTTGATAAAGAAACCGGCCAATCAAAGACTGTTGATGACAAAACTGTGCTGATCTACAACCCACGTATTACTGTAACCGGCATCCCGCTGGAAGCCTACGAGTACGTGGTCAACGGCAAACCGGCGCTAGACTGGGTAGTAGAACGCCAGCGCGTGAAACCTGATCCGGTTAGCGGCATCGTCAACGACGCCAACGATTGGGCCACCGAAACCATGAACAACCCGCGCTACCCGCTGGAGCTGTTCCTGCGTGTGGTGACCGTCAGCCTGGAGACGATGAAGATTGTGAAGGCTCTGCCGTCACTGGATATCTAA
- the tyrS gene encoding tyrosine--tRNA ligase, whose amino-acid sequence MSQASLIQDLQARGLIAQQTDAAALEELLAKESVTLYCGFDPTADSLHLGHLVPVLVLKRFQQAGHKPIALVGGATGMIGDPSFKATERKLNTPDVIASWVEKIRGQVSPFLSFDGDNAAIMANNYDWFGGMGALEFLRDIGKHFSVNQMIKKESVQQRINREDQGISYTEFSYSLLQGYDFAELYRRHGCQLQIGGSDQWGNITAGTDLTRRIHQKQVYGLTLPLVTKADGTKFGKTEGGAVWLDASKTSPYAFYQFWLNTADADVYKFLRYFTFLSIDEINAIEEQDKTSGTKPQAQRILAEQATALVHGQAAVDAAQRISASLFSGSVTDLTASDLAQLAQDGMPSVQIERAQAGLIDALVAGGLAKSKSEARTFIQSGAVSINGNKIEALDYQVADSDRLFGQYSLLKRGKKNHTLISWI is encoded by the coding sequence ATGTCCCAAGCCTCCCTTATCCAGGATCTGCAAGCACGCGGTCTGATTGCACAACAAACCGATGCGGCTGCCCTCGAAGAACTGCTGGCCAAGGAAAGCGTGACCCTGTATTGCGGCTTTGACCCTACCGCCGACAGCCTGCACCTGGGCCACCTGGTACCGGTGCTGGTGCTCAAGCGCTTCCAGCAGGCCGGCCACAAGCCCATCGCGCTGGTAGGCGGCGCCACCGGCATGATCGGCGACCCCAGCTTCAAGGCCACCGAGCGCAAGCTGAACACCCCGGACGTGATTGCCAGCTGGGTAGAGAAAATCCGCGGCCAGGTATCGCCGTTCCTGAGCTTTGACGGCGACAACGCCGCCATCATGGCCAACAACTACGACTGGTTTGGCGGCATGGGCGCGCTGGAGTTCCTGCGCGACATCGGCAAGCATTTCTCCGTGAACCAGATGATCAAGAAAGAATCGGTTCAGCAGCGTATCAACCGCGAAGACCAGGGCATCAGCTACACCGAATTCAGCTACAGCCTGCTGCAAGGCTACGACTTTGCCGAGCTGTACCGCCGCCACGGCTGCCAGCTGCAGATTGGCGGCTCCGATCAGTGGGGCAATATCACCGCCGGTACCGACCTGACCCGCCGCATCCACCAGAAACAGGTGTACGGCCTGACCCTGCCGCTGGTCACCAAAGCCGACGGCACCAAGTTCGGCAAAACCGAAGGCGGCGCGGTGTGGCTGGACGCCAGCAAGACCAGCCCGTACGCCTTCTACCAGTTCTGGCTGAACACCGCCGACGCCGACGTGTACAAGTTCCTGCGCTACTTTACTTTCCTGTCCATCGACGAGATCAACGCCATCGAAGAGCAGGACAAAACCAGCGGCACCAAGCCGCAGGCGCAGCGCATTCTGGCCGAGCAAGCTACCGCGCTGGTACACGGCCAGGCCGCGGTCGACGCGGCACAGCGCATCAGTGCCAGCCTGTTCAGCGGCAGCGTCACCGACCTCACCGCGTCCGACCTGGCGCAGCTGGCGCAGGACGGCATGCCCAGCGTGCAGATCGAGCGGGCACAAGCAGGCTTGATCGACGCGCTGGTGGCCGGCGGCCTGGCCAAGTCCAAGTCCGAAGCGCGTACCTTTATCCAGAGCGGCGCGGTGAGCATCAACGGTAACAAGATCGAGGCGCTGGATTACCAGGTAGCCGATAGCGACCGCCTGTTTGGCCAGTACAGCCTGCTGAAACGCGGCAAGAAAAACCACACGCTGATCAGCTGGATCTAA
- a CDS encoding NAD(P)H-quinone oxidoreductase codes for MSMQLVTQSAPGGADTLEIAFAEKPQPAPGQLRVRVLAAGINRADIVQREGKYPPPKGASPVLGLEIAGIVDAVNGPSRFQEGDAVFGLVSGGGYAEYALIDSSAALPKPDLMSWAEAASLPEAWMTAWFNLVDIAALQPGETVLIHAGASGVGAAAIQLASLLGARVVASAGSEEKRQFCRSLGADEVIDSRQAGFAANLKAQGGVDVVLDPVGAALFDDNIAVLKPDGRLVVIGIMGGSSATLNLGLLLVKRLRLLGSTLRSQPEAVKASLAAALEAEVLPALADGRARVTLDSVYPLAAVADAHRYVEDNRNLGKVVLSLLPVIMP; via the coding sequence ATGTCCATGCAGCTGGTCACACAAAGCGCGCCGGGTGGCGCAGATACACTGGAAATCGCCTTTGCCGAAAAGCCGCAGCCGGCGCCCGGCCAGCTGCGCGTGCGCGTGCTGGCGGCGGGTATTAACCGCGCCGATATCGTGCAGCGCGAGGGCAAGTACCCGCCGCCCAAGGGCGCGTCGCCGGTACTGGGTCTGGAAATCGCCGGCATTGTCGATGCCGTTAATGGCCCGTCGCGCTTTCAGGAAGGCGATGCGGTGTTTGGCCTGGTGTCCGGTGGCGGCTACGCCGAGTACGCGTTGATCGATAGCAGCGCCGCGCTGCCCAAGCCAGACCTGATGAGCTGGGCCGAGGCCGCCAGCCTGCCCGAGGCGTGGATGACCGCCTGGTTCAACCTGGTTGACATTGCCGCGCTGCAGCCGGGCGAAACGGTGCTGATTCACGCCGGTGCCAGCGGTGTAGGCGCTGCAGCCATCCAGCTGGCCAGCCTGCTGGGCGCCCGCGTGGTAGCCAGTGCCGGTAGCGAGGAAAAGCGCCAGTTTTGCCGCAGCCTGGGGGCAGACGAGGTCATCGATAGCCGCCAAGCCGGCTTTGCGGCCAACCTCAAGGCACAGGGCGGGGTAGACGTGGTGCTGGACCCGGTAGGTGCCGCGCTGTTTGACGACAATATCGCGGTGCTGAAGCCGGACGGTCGCCTGGTGGTGATCGGCATCATGGGCGGCAGCAGCGCCACGCTGAACCTGGGCCTGTTGCTGGTAAAGCGGCTGCGCTTGCTAGGCTCCACGCTGCGCAGCCAGCCGGAAGCGGTGAAAGCCAGCTTGGCCGCCGCGCTGGAAGCCGAGGTGCTGCCCGCGCTGGCCGACGGCCGCGCGCGCGTCACGCTGGATAGCGTCTACCCGCTGGCGGCGGTGGCCGACGCTCATCGATATGTGGAAGACAACCGCAACCTGGGCAAGGTGGTGCTGAGCCTCTTGCCTGTCATCATGCCGTAA
- a CDS encoding cytochrome b/b6 domain-containing protein: MSNKVKVWDVPTRLFHWTLLAMFAGMWASAENGQLQIHTKLGVAMLVLVVFRLLWGVVGSQTARFSDFFKPCQVKAYLRGEVSENQQPGHNPLGGLMVVALLGALLVQLGLGLFAADVDSYTFDGPLAKLIDSGLAEQVTEWHEIWFNVLLGLVGVHVLAIVAYRKLKNTNLVPPMITGSKTLAGEVKPLRFAPGWLALVVLVVAAVLVVGGLSLV, encoded by the coding sequence ATGAGTAACAAGGTAAAAGTATGGGATGTGCCGACACGCCTGTTTCACTGGACGCTGCTGGCCATGTTTGCGGGGATGTGGGCGTCGGCCGAAAACGGCCAGCTGCAGATTCATACCAAATTGGGCGTAGCCATGCTGGTGCTGGTGGTGTTCCGCCTGCTGTGGGGTGTGGTGGGCAGCCAGACCGCGCGCTTCAGCGATTTTTTCAAGCCCTGTCAGGTAAAAGCCTACCTGCGCGGTGAGGTCAGCGAAAACCAGCAGCCAGGCCACAACCCGCTGGGCGGGCTGATGGTGGTGGCGTTGCTGGGTGCGCTGCTGGTGCAGCTGGGCCTGGGCCTGTTTGCCGCCGACGTGGACAGCTACACCTTCGACGGCCCGCTGGCCAAGCTCATCGATAGTGGCCTGGCCGAGCAGGTAACCGAATGGCACGAAATCTGGTTCAACGTGCTGCTGGGCCTGGTAGGCGTACACGTGCTGGCGATTGTGGCTTACCGCAAGCTGAAAAATACCAACCTGGTGCCGCCGATGATTACCGGCAGCAAAACGCTGGCCGGCGAGGTCAAACCGCTGCGCTTTGCGCCGGGCTGGCTGGCGCTGGTGGTGCTGGTGGTGGCTGCCGTACTGGTGGTAGGCGGCTTGTCGCTGGTGTAA